In one Bradysia coprophila strain Holo2 unplaced genomic scaffold, BU_Bcop_v1 contig_415, whole genome shotgun sequence genomic region, the following are encoded:
- the LOC119082266 gene encoding uncharacterized protein LOC119082266 isoform X1 gives MVFGIVLFVLICTSASSHHNGNVVWLKSPRVTHWGKFGPHEFCPKNSFVTGMRLKVDHTHVGDNTALNAIQLICTDMNGYDSMINSATGAYGSFGKTKYCLNGFATGFQLRSQPFQGLLGDDVGAVDFKLICSDISGDPSQIIADNSGFLPWGDWTKEKHCPSKRAVCGIATQVDSSSGLFFKRDQSTLNNVDIACCLLTRPIETCSKLTYNWETLIACPTETTCEINLITGIVEGEQLSKLRKIYDNRRNKIGSFDNYVMRSLQVKAKRNREKINNRSLKRILKQTNLNKNESTVSVNCKGRIQQLVAACDFIKFYTSESQCVPDQYADKEWEVEGLYFQATSPSENIFWSYNCDFTGGDVGSVSAGNAADCGEKCLVNTDCTHFSYKNYNGGTCWMKGVLTLNTPVERYGEKIICGWVERP, from the exons ATGGTGTTTGgaattgttttatttgttttaatttgtaCAAGTGCAAGTTCACATCATAATGGGAATGTCGTTTGGCTCAAATCACCTAGAGTAACCCATTGGGGAAAATTTGGCCCACACGAATTCTgtccaaaaaatagttttgttaCAGGCATGAGATTGAAGGTAGACCATACTCACGTCGGTGACAATACGGCTCTTAATGCTATACAGCTTATATGTACTGATATGAATGGATACGATAGCATGATTAACAGCGCGACTGGAGCATATGGCTCTTTcggtaaaacaaaatattgccTGAATGGATTCGCCACTGGCTTTCAACTTCGTTCTCAGCCTTTTCAAGGGTTACTCGGGGATGATGTCGGAGCAGTAGATTTCAAATTAATATGCTCCGACATTAGTGGCGATCCATCGCAAATAATCGCTGATAATAGTGGATTTTTGCCGTGGGGAGATTGGACCAAGGAAAAACATTGCCCCTCAAAGAGAGCTGTATGTGGTATTGCCACACAGGTCGACTCGTCGTCTGGACTGTTTTTTAAGCGGGACCAGTCGACTTTAAATAATGTTGATATTGCATGTTGTCTCTTAACCAGACCAATTGAAACTTGTAGTAAATTAACGTACAATTGGGAGACTCTAATAGCATGTCCGACCGAAACAACTtgcgaaataaatttaattacggGAATAGTGGAGGGCGAGCAACTGtcgaaattgagaaaaatctACGACAAtcgaagaaataaaattggaagtTTCGATAATTATGTTATGAGGTCTCTGCAAGTCAAGGCTAAAAGGAACAGagagaaaataaacaacagATCGCTTAAACGCATTTTAAagcaaacaaatttgaataaaaacgaatCGACAGTCAGTGTAAACTGCAAAGGTAGAATTCAGCAACTCGTTGCCGCATGTGacttcattaaattttatacgAGCGAAAGCCAATGTGTTCCAGATCAGTATGCTGACAAag AATGGGAAGTCGAAGGCTTATATTTCCAAGCAACATCGCCttccgaaaacattttctggagCTATAATTGTGATTTCACAGGAGGTGATGTTGGGAGTGTATCGGCTGGAAATGCAGCCGATTGTGGTGAAAAGTGTTTGGTGAATACGGACTGTACTCATTTCTCGTATAAAAATTATAATGGCGGAACATGTTGGATGAAGGGAGTTCTTACTCTTAATACACCAGTTGAGAGATACggcgaaaaaattatttgcggATGGGTTGAGAGACCGTAG
- the LOC119082266 gene encoding uncharacterized protein LOC119082266 isoform X2 has protein sequence MVFGIVLFVLICTSASSHHNGNVVWLKSPRVTHWGKFGPHEFCPKNSFVTGMRLKVDHTHVGDNTALNAIQLICTDMNGYDSMINSATGAYGSFGKTKYCLNGFATGFQLRSQPFQGLLGDDVGAVDFKLICSDISGDPSQIIADNSGFLPWGDWTKEKHCPSKRAVCGIATQVDSSSGLFFKRDQSTLNNVDIACCLLTRPIETCSKLTYNWETLIACPTETTCEINLITGIVEGEQLSKLRKIYDNRRNKIGSFDNYVMRSLQVKAKRNREKINNRSLKRILKQTNLNKNESTVSVNCKGRIQQLVAACDFIKFYTSESQCVPDQYADKVEGLYFQATSPSENIFWSYNCDFTGGDVGSVSAGNAADCGEKCLVNTDCTHFSYKNYNGGTCWMKGVLTLNTPVERYGEKIICGWVERP, from the exons ATGGTGTTTGgaattgttttatttgttttaatttgtaCAAGTGCAAGTTCACATCATAATGGGAATGTCGTTTGGCTCAAATCACCTAGAGTAACCCATTGGGGAAAATTTGGCCCACACGAATTCTgtccaaaaaatagttttgttaCAGGCATGAGATTGAAGGTAGACCATACTCACGTCGGTGACAATACGGCTCTTAATGCTATACAGCTTATATGTACTGATATGAATGGATACGATAGCATGATTAACAGCGCGACTGGAGCATATGGCTCTTTcggtaaaacaaaatattgccTGAATGGATTCGCCACTGGCTTTCAACTTCGTTCTCAGCCTTTTCAAGGGTTACTCGGGGATGATGTCGGAGCAGTAGATTTCAAATTAATATGCTCCGACATTAGTGGCGATCCATCGCAAATAATCGCTGATAATAGTGGATTTTTGCCGTGGGGAGATTGGACCAAGGAAAAACATTGCCCCTCAAAGAGAGCTGTATGTGGTATTGCCACACAGGTCGACTCGTCGTCTGGACTGTTTTTTAAGCGGGACCAGTCGACTTTAAATAATGTTGATATTGCATGTTGTCTCTTAACCAGACCAATTGAAACTTGTAGTAAATTAACGTACAATTGGGAGACTCTAATAGCATGTCCGACCGAAACAACTtgcgaaataaatttaattacggGAATAGTGGAGGGCGAGCAACTGtcgaaattgagaaaaatctACGACAAtcgaagaaataaaattggaagtTTCGATAATTATGTTATGAGGTCTCTGCAAGTCAAGGCTAAAAGGAACAGagagaaaataaacaacagATCGCTTAAACGCATTTTAAagcaaacaaatttgaataaaaacgaatCGACAGTCAGTGTAAACTGCAAAGGTAGAATTCAGCAACTCGTTGCCGCATGTGacttcattaaattttatacgAGCGAAAGCCAATGTGTTCCAGATCAGTATGCTGACAAag TCGAAGGCTTATATTTCCAAGCAACATCGCCttccgaaaacattttctggagCTATAATTGTGATTTCACAGGAGGTGATGTTGGGAGTGTATCGGCTGGAAATGCAGCCGATTGTGGTGAAAAGTGTTTGGTGAATACGGACTGTACTCATTTCTCGTATAAAAATTATAATGGCGGAACATGTTGGATGAAGGGAGTTCTTACTCTTAATACACCAGTTGAGAGATACggcgaaaaaattatttgcggATGGGTTGAGAGACCGTAG